In Dehalococcoidia bacterium, the genomic stretch AGAAAGGCATATACCGCCTCTTCAAATGAGACGCCGTGCTTCTCGATATTTGCCAGGTTTTTGGATTCATCCCATTCGAATTGCATGGATAACCGCCATATATATTATGCACTCGAACAATATAATTGTAAATACAGAAATATTGTTGGATCGAGGGATGAGGGACGGCAGCAACGGGCAATTGTCTCACCTTTGCCAATTTCGGAGAAGAAACGTCATTGATTATTTTGGGATGGACTGGAGATTGTCAAAGCGGTACGGAAGATGTATTATTAAAGAAACAGAGCCATGTCTTTAATAACAAACGACGTTATTAAAGAGGAGTTGAATAACGGACACTGCTCTATTCAAAAGAAGTCCTTCAGGCAATCTGGTCCGGGCCAGTGGCGGATACTGGGCTTATGTTCCAAATGCCCTACCTCCAATGTTGGAATGGGACACTGAGACTGTAATCCAGCTGTCCAGGGCTGACCTGGCAGTAGGCACGCTTTCGGGCCTCGGAGAAACATTGCCCAATCCGCACCTGCTGATCTACCCCTTTATCAGAAGAGAGGCAGTCCTGTCTTCGCGAATCGAGGGCACGCAATCGTCGCTCTCTGATCTGCTGCTGTTTGAGGCGACCCGGGTAGAAAAACAGAGAGATGTCAAGGAAGTCCAGAACCATGTACGCGCCATGGAATACGGGCTGCAGCGGCTCAATGAACTGCCGCTGAGCCTTCGGTTCATCCGTGAACTGCACGGCATCCTCATGGATGGCGTGCGTGGCGACCACGCCACTCCAGGTGAATTTCGCCGGTCTCAGAACTGGATCGGAAGCCCCGGGGCAACTCTGAATGAGGCTACCTTTGTCCCTCCTCCGCCGGAGGAGATGCTCCAATGCCTTGATCAGTTGGAGAAGTTTCTTCACAGCGAATCCAGAATGCCGCCATTAGTTGAGGCGGCGCTGGTACATTACCAGTTTGAATCGATTCATCCCTTTCTGGATGGCAACGGTCGTATCGGTCGCCTGCTGGTTACTCTGCTGCTTTGCCAAAGAAATATTCTCAGCAAACCGTTGCTTTACCTGAGCGCCTTCTTTGAACGGCATCGTAGGGAGTATTACGACCTTCTCTTGAAGGTGAGCAGTACAGGTTCCTGGCGGGAATGGATCGGGTTCTTCCTGAGAGCTGTAGCCACTCAGTCAGAGGACGCGGTATTACGGTCAAGGCATCTTCTGGAGCTTCATCGTGCCTATTCTCAAATGGCTCGAGATCGGCATCTGCCGCCAACTGCAGGGCAACTCATTGAACTGATCTTCATGAAGCCGGTTCTGAACGCTAAGACCGCTCAGGAGTTTCTCAAGGTGAGTTACCCATCAGCACAATATGCGTTGACTTCCCTGGAAAAGGCTGGCATCCTGACGGAGATCACCGGTCGTAAGCGAGACAAAGCTTATTCAGCCAATGAAATTCTGAAGGCTCTGGATGGGGACAACGAATGAGGATTGGTCAACCGATAGTAAAGTGTGAGCCGGAAAAGCACACCCCTAAGAAACTGCGGCGGCCAACATCAAGGAAGAGGTGGACAGATTCATCATCTGAGGCAAGACAAAAACAGAGAAGAGGGGCCCGCGTTTCAGGGGGAGACTGACCCTCCCCCGTCTCCACCAGAAACACGAGAGAGCTTCCGAGTCTGATATATTCGGAAGCTCTTTTACTAAAACGACCTCTGAGCCTTCTTTAGTGGTAGCGACCTGGAAGGTTGGCCAGAATGCTGGCTTGGGCTTCACCGCGACGATGGCTTTCTCCTCTTTGGCATCAACGTAAACGGCATCCAGCATGGTCAAGAGGAGCTTTCTCTTTTCTTCCAGGTTTGCCCCAGCCCAAAGTTTCGGCAGGTTCATAATCAAGTTTCCGGCTTCCTCGGCGGCATTGGCCTGAGGAACGACCAGGGATTCCAGTTCCATCTCCAGCAATCTCTTCTGCCGGTGGTATTCCTCATCCGGGAAGACCCCATCGATGTATGCCTTAGCCATTCTCCGTAGCTTCTCCTGAGTCCTTTTTCTTTCCTCTTTGATCCGGATCACCTCATCCTTCAGGCTGACGATAGAGAGGACTTCTTCCAGCCATTTGGGGCCCAGTTCGATAGCCTCGACCATCTTCCCGACCTGTTCGTCGGCCATCTCGCAATGGATGGAAGCCCCGGCTGCCGGGCAAACGGCATGGCTTCTGGAGCCGGTATGTTCCCGGTAATACTTCTGTCCGTTCTTATAAGTTTGCGCCCACATGGGCTTTCCACCATAAACTTGGGAGGCGCGAACAACTGCGCTGTCTTAGGCCATCAATAGCTGGTAACGCGCATTAACATCTTCGTTGCCGATCCGGAGATGCGATAAGTAACTCCAGATATCCTGGTTCCCTCCTGAACCCGCTTCTCTGAGCGGGCTCATCTTCTTCTGGGCGAGCCCTCACCGCAGCCGTTTCAAATCCGAATCCACCCTGCTATAATTCCTTCACATCAGGGGGCTGCCGTTATCTCACCAGTGGGAGGAGTTGAAATGGCGATACAATTTCGCAATCTGGTTTTTGAAGGCGGAGGGATGAGGGGGATTGCTTATGTGGGGGCCATGCGCGTCATGGAGCAGCGCGGCGCTCTCAAGCATATCTCCAGAGTCGGTGGAACCAGCGCCGGAGCCATCAATGCGCTGGTATACGCCCTCGGCTACGATATCGCCGAGCAGGGGCAGATCATGGCCGCGACGGATTTCAGGAAGTTCCGCGATCATTCCTGGGTGGGGGGAGACATCCGGCGTCTGGTGAAGAACTTCGGCTGGTACAAGGGCGACTCCTTTGCCGACTGGATCGGCGGCCTGATCGAAAAGAAGCTGGGCAAGCAGGAAGCTACCTTTCAGGACCTCAAAAATGCCGGTCGTCCCGATCTTTATATTGTCGGAACGAACCTCACCACCGGGTTTGCCGAGGTCTTTTCCAACGAACGTCACAAGGATATGCCGCTGGCTGTTGCGGTGAGAATCAGCATGTCCATCCCCATATTCTTTGCCTCGATGCGCCAAGGCTTGCGCAAGGATGTGTATGTCGATGGCGGCGTGGTGATGAACTACCCGGTGAAACTCTTCGACCGGGAAAAGTATATCGATGTGAAGAATGAAGCCTATGCCGGATTGCCAACCGAATACTACAACCAGCAGAACGTGAGCTTCGCGCGGGAGAAGCCGGGGCGAAGCCCTTACATCTATAACCGGCAGACGCTGGGATTGCGCCTGGACACCCGCGAAGAGATCGGCCTTTACAGATACGATGAGCCGCCCAAAGACAAGCCCATCCAGGGATTCCGCGATTATGCAGCTGCCCTGATCGGCACCCTGATGCGTGTTCAGGAGAACCAGCACCTTCATTCGGATGACTGGCAGCGGACGCTTTATATCGATACCCTGGACGTAGGCACAACCGATTTTGGTCTGACAGAGGAAAGGAAAGCAGCGTTGATTCAGTCCGGCTCCGATTGCGCCGAGAAGTATTTCACCTGGCTTGAGGACCCGGCCCAGTCACCCAAAAATCGTGTTGGCTGAAGATGAGGGCTACCAGTTGACAACCCTACCCTCTTAGATGCATAATGGAACCAGAATGGAACCAGGGAGGGGTGTAAAGAATGCCTACTATCACTGTTAAGAACATCCCCAGTGATCTATACGAACGCTTAAAACAGAGCGCAGCAGAGAATCGGCGCAGCATTAACAGCGAGGTCATTGTCTGCATTGAGCGGGAAGTACAAGTCCGAAAGCACGAGAACATCGATGATCTTCTGGCCAAAGCTCGTAAGGTTCGGGGGAAAACCAGTGGACAAGTGCTTACGGATGAAAAGTTCACTGAATTAAAGGCGCTGGGCAGACAATGATCGTCGTAGATACTAATGTGATTGGCTACCTGTTCTTGTCCAGTGAGCGATCTGACCAGGCGGAACAGGTTCTGGTGAAAGACCCTCATTGGGCTGCCTCTTTGCTTTGGAAAAGTGAACTCCGTAACGTTCTGGCAACCTATGTGAATCGAGCTTTGCTCAGCCTTGAAGATGCTGTTCACATCATATCGGAAGCGGAGGGTTTGCTGAAGGATTCCGAATATGAAATTGCCTCAGATCAAGTCCTTAGATTAGCGCAGCAGAGCAGGTGCTCGGCATATGACTGTGAATTAGTTGCTCTGGCCATGGCCTTGAATGTTCCCCTGATTACTGTGGACAA encodes the following:
- a CDS encoding Fic family protein — translated: MLEWDTETVIQLSRADLAVGTLSGLGETLPNPHLLIYPFIRREAVLSSRIEGTQSSLSDLLLFEATRVEKQRDVKEVQNHVRAMEYGLQRLNELPLSLRFIRELHGILMDGVRGDHATPGEFRRSQNWIGSPGATLNEATFVPPPPEEMLQCLDQLEKFLHSESRMPPLVEAALVHYQFESIHPFLDGNGRIGRLLVTLLLCQRNILSKPLLYLSAFFERHRREYYDLLLKVSSTGSWREWIGFFLRAVATQSEDAVLRSRHLLELHRAYSQMARDRHLPPTAGQLIELIFMKPVLNAKTAQEFLKVSYPSAQYALTSLEKAGILTEITGRKRDKAYSANEILKALDGDNE
- a CDS encoding patatin-like phospholipase family protein; the protein is MAIQFRNLVFEGGGMRGIAYVGAMRVMEQRGALKHISRVGGTSAGAINALVYALGYDIAEQGQIMAATDFRKFRDHSWVGGDIRRLVKNFGWYKGDSFADWIGGLIEKKLGKQEATFQDLKNAGRPDLYIVGTNLTTGFAEVFSNERHKDMPLAVAVRISMSIPIFFASMRQGLRKDVYVDGGVVMNYPVKLFDREKYIDVKNEAYAGLPTEYYNQQNVSFAREKPGRSPYIYNRQTLGLRLDTREEIGLYRYDEPPKDKPIQGFRDYAAALIGTLMRVQENQHLHSDDWQRTLYIDTLDVGTTDFGLTEERKAALIQSGSDCAEKYFTWLEDPAQSPKNRVG
- a CDS encoding Arc family DNA-binding protein, whose product is MPTITVKNIPSDLYERLKQSAAENRRSINSEVIVCIEREVQVRKHENIDDLLAKARKVRGKTSGQVLTDEKFTELKALGRQ
- a CDS encoding type II toxin-antitoxin system VapC family toxin encodes the protein MIVVDTNVIGYLFLSSERSDQAEQVLVKDPHWAASLLWKSELRNVLATYVNRALLSLEDAVHIISEAEGLLKDSEYEIASDQVLRLAQQSRCSAYDCELVALAMALNVPLITVDKKVLAQFSAVSIDLNEFASS